A window from Peromyscus eremicus chromosome 1, PerEre_H2_v1, whole genome shotgun sequence encodes these proteins:
- the Sertad1 gene encoding SERTA domain-containing protein 1, translating into MLSKGLKRKREEEEEEEKEALSVDSWWLDQSHSAVAQTPPAVASSSLFDLSVLKLHHSLRQSEPDLRHLVLVVNTLRRIQASMEPTTALPPVPMPPTAPSVTDSLLASSDAGLSASMASLLEDLNHIEDLNQVPQPQADEGPPGRSVGGVPPNLGALDLLGPATGCLLDDGLEGLFEDIDTSMYDSELWVPASEGLKPGPENGPAKEETPELDEAELDYLMDVLVGTQALERPPGPGR; encoded by the coding sequence ATGCTGAGCAAGGGTTTGAAGCGCAaacgggaggaggaggaggaggaggagaaggaagctcTCTCAGTGGACTCCTGGTGGTTGGATCAAAGCCACTCAGCAGTGGCACAGACCCCTCCGGCCGTAGCTTCCAGTTCTCTGTTTGACCTCTCCGTGCTCAAGCTTCATCATAGCCTGCGGCAGAGTGAGCCCGACCTCCGGCACCTGGTGCTGGTGGTGAACACACTGCGGCGTATCCAGGCATCCATGGAACCTACAACCGCCCTACCGCCTGTGCCCATGCCACCCACAGCCCCCTCTGTGACAGACAGCCTTCTGGCTAGCTCGGACGCTGGCCTCTCAGCCTCCATGGCCAGCCTCCTGGAAGATCTCAACCACATTGAGGACCTGAACCAGGTCCCCCAACCCCAAGCAGATGAGGGGCCTCCAGGCCGCTCCGTTGGGGGTGTCCCACCTAACCTGGGTGCCTTGGACTTGCTAGGCCCAGCCACTGGCTGTCTGCTGGACGATGGACTGGAGGGTTTATTTGAGGACATTGATACCTCCATGTATGACAGTGAACTTTGGGTACCAGCCTCTGAGGGGCTCAAACCTGGCCCTGAGAATGGTCCAGCCAAGGAGGAAACTCCAGAGTTGGACGAGGCTGAACTGGACTACCTCATGGACGTATTAGTAGGCACACAGGCACTAGAACGGCCACCGGGACCTGGGCGCTGA
- the Sertad3 gene encoding SERTA domain-containing protein 3 has translation MGGLKRKHSDVEEEEEDEKWDWSPAGLRSYQQALLRISLDKVQRSLGPRAPSLRRHVLIHNTLQQLQAAIRLAPAPALPPEPLFLGEEDFSLSTTIGSILRELDTSISEIESPQNPVASPSLQNEVMPQADPVFLEALSSRYLGDSGLDDFFLDIDTSTVEKDSALPPPEPPRSLFCAPGSWEWNELDHIMEIILGS, from the coding sequence ATGGGAGGCTTAAAGAGGAAACACTctgatgtggaagaggaggaggaagatgagaagtGGGACTGGAGTCCAGCTGGTCTTCGGAGCTACCAGCAAGCCCTGCTCCGAATCTCTCTGGACAAAGTCCAGCGCAGCCTGGGCCCCAGAGCACCCAGCCTCCGCCGGCATGTCCTTATCCACAACACACTCCAGCAGCTCCAGGCTGCCATTCGCCTAGCTCCAGCACCAGCCCTGCCCCCGGAGCCTCTCTTCCTGGGTGAAGAAGATTTCTCCCTGTCTACCACTATTGGCTCTATCCTCAGGGAGCTGGATACATCCATCAGTGAGATAGAATCGCCTCAGAATCCAGTGGCTTCCCCGAGTCTCCAGAATGAAGTGATGCCTCAGGCTGATCCTGTGTTTTTAGAAGCTCTGAGCTCCCGGTACCTGGGCGACTCTGGCCTGGATGACTTCTTTCTGGACATTGACACATCTACAGTGGAAAAGGACTCTGCACTTCCACCCCCGGAGCCTCCCCGAAGCCTCTTCTGTGCCCCAGGATCCTGGGAGTGGAATGAATTGGATCACATCATGGAAATCATCTTGGGATCCTAA